AGGAATGGTTGGACGACTTGCTACGCGGCATCTCGGACGGGGCGGCGTCGTTGGCGGCGGGCGATAACGGGCGGTTTCAGAACGCGGTGGCCAATCGCGTCGCGCCCGCCCGCAACAGCGGCACCGAACCCGAGGCAGCGCCAAAGCGCAAACCGTCGCCCCCCGGGAAACCTTCGACCGGCAAACAGAAAGCCGAACCACCGCAAGAAGCGTCGCAGGAGCCGCCCAGCTTCACCGACCGTCTGCGCGCCCTGACCGAGCGTTTCAAATGACCGCCGCCGATCACCGCGAATCCTTTCGCAAGCAGGTGGTCGCCTGCCGAGCGCTCGGTTCTCCGCTGACGGCAGATATTTGCGAAATCCTTGCCGAAACCCTGCAAGAGGACCAAGGAGAGGTCGCGCGCCGCATCCTGACCTGGCCCGGCGATTCCTCTCCACGGGCCGATGCGGTTCCGCTGAGGCTCTGCGGAGGGCTGCATGCGCTGGTGCTGACCGGGGCGGACAAGACATTGGCCGCAGCCTATGCCAATGCCCACCCGACCGCCGAGATCCTGCAGCAGGCAATCGCCACGCATGAGGATTATCTGCTGGACTGGCTGCAAGGCCCGCCCCAGACCAACGAGGTCGGGCGTGCGGCGGCAATCATCGCGGCGGCGCGTTTCGCGACCGGATTTTGCCCGTTGCCAATCCGGGCACTGGAACTGGGAGCGTCGGCCGGGCTCAACCTGAATTTTCATCGCTACGACCTGCACCCGCTGGGGGCGCCGCCCCCATCCGGTCCCGAAGGACCGGATTCCCCCGGGATATTTCTTGAAGAAGAAGGGCTTTCCCCGGTTGTGCTGCGCCCCGACTGGACGGGCGAGGTACCGCAGGCAGGCATCAAGGTTACCGAGGCCGAGGGGGTGGATCTGCGCCCCGTCGACCCGGTGGGCGATGAATTGCGGCTATTGGCCTATTGCTGGGCGGGTCAGCCAGAGCGGATGGCGCGATTGCGGGCGGCGCTGGCGATTGCGCGACGTTTTCCGCCACGGGTCACGGCGGACGATGCGGCGGGATGGCTGGAATCCAGGTTGGCGCAACAGGCACCGGGGCGGATGACCCTCGTCTATCACACCATCGCCTGGCAGTACTTTCCGCCCGCGACGCAAGCCAAATGCGAAGCGGCTCTGCAAGCAGCAGGCGCACCGGCGACGCGCGAGGCGCCGCTGGCGCATGTCTCGATGGAAGGGGATGGCGGCAAGGGTGGCGAGGGCGCCGCTTTGACCCTGCGTCTTTGGGATGGCGGGCCGCGCGCCTGGCGGTTGGGGCGTATCGACTTCCATGGCCGCTGGCTCAAATGGAACCCCACGGCGCTGTGACATCTCCGGGGCTTGGCGCAGCGCGCGGCACGGGCTAGCCTGCAGGGAAAGGAGGCGCCGATGGAGCCATCTCTGAATGTGCTGGGCGGGCCATTGCAGCCCTGCTCGAACAAGCCGCTGACCGGCTTCTACCGGGATGGCTGCTGCAATACCGGCCCGGAGGATCGCGGCAGTCACACGGTTTGCGTCGTCGTGAATGCCGAATTCCTGGCGCTGTCGAAATATCTGGGCAATGACCTGAGCACGCCTCGGCCCGAATTTCACTTCCCCGGCCTGAAGCCCGGCGACCGCTGGTGTCTCTGCGCCGCCCGCTTCCTGCAGGCAGCACAGGAATTTGCCGCCCCGCAAGTGGTCCTGGACGCGACCCATGCCCGCGCCGCCGAAATCGTCCCGCTCGATCTGCTACGCGCCCATGCCGTCGACACGCAGAGTTAGACCCGCATTCCTCGCATCGCTGCTTGCGCTGGCCTTCCTGCCCGCG
This region of Paracoccus saliphilus genomic DNA includes:
- a CDS encoding DUF2332 domain-containing protein: MTAADHRESFRKQVVACRALGSPLTADICEILAETLQEDQGEVARRILTWPGDSSPRADAVPLRLCGGLHALVLTGADKTLAAAYANAHPTAEILQQAIATHEDYLLDWLQGPPQTNEVGRAAAIIAAARFATGFCPLPIRALELGASAGLNLNFHRYDLHPLGAPPPSGPEGPDSPGIFLEEEGLSPVVLRPDWTGEVPQAGIKVTEAEGVDLRPVDPVGDELRLLAYCWAGQPERMARLRAALAIARRFPPRVTADDAAGWLESRLAQQAPGRMTLVYHTIAWQYFPPATQAKCEAALQAAGAPATREAPLAHVSMEGDGGKGGEGAALTLRLWDGGPRAWRLGRIDFHGRWLKWNPTAL
- a CDS encoding DUF2237 family protein encodes the protein MEPSLNVLGGPLQPCSNKPLTGFYRDGCCNTGPEDRGSHTVCVVVNAEFLALSKYLGNDLSTPRPEFHFPGLKPGDRWCLCAARFLQAAQEFAAPQVVLDATHARAAEIVPLDLLRAHAVDTQS